One Gossypium arboreum isolate Shixiya-1 chromosome 13, ASM2569848v2, whole genome shotgun sequence genomic window, CTTTCGAACAGCTTTTCACGGTTTGAATTATCGGACGAGAGTTTGGAGGCAGCAACAACTTTGTCCGGTAACGAGTAAGAGATAGCAATGAGTGACTCCCGTGTCACTTCGTCGGCAGTTCCGTCATTGCCAGGTTTCTTATTATCCATAAAATGAAGATCTTG contains:
- the LOC108463120 gene encoding uncharacterized protein LOC108463120 → MDNKKPGNDGTADEVTRESLIAISYSLPDKVVAASKLSSDNSNREKLFERKGSDGDEKYRSELISISYSQSPEGKGSPSTLNGPKH